In bacterium, the following proteins share a genomic window:
- a CDS encoding UPF0280 family protein has product MYEERTYRERARPEGLVRSDLSFQESDLCIFADREVVSRALVLLGEARFQLEAYIERDEGFKTALSPHDPIHCAPLIVRKMADAARRFGVGPMAAVAGAVAEYVGDRIAGNVMIENGGDIYARTKRPITLSLYAGESSQFTGKVKFKVDPEGGSIGIATSSGTHGHSLSFGKADAVCVVSASAVEADAAATAFCNKVQREDDIDAVIEEAMGHEGVKGIIVAIGDKLGVKGDIEFV; this is encoded by the coding sequence TTGTACGAGGAACGCACATACAGGGAGAGGGCGAGGCCCGAGGGGCTCGTGCGCAGCGACCTCTCGTTTCAGGAGAGCGACCTGTGCATCTTCGCCGACCGGGAGGTCGTCTCGCGCGCGCTTGTGCTCCTCGGCGAGGCCAGGTTTCAGCTCGAGGCCTACATCGAGCGCGACGAAGGATTCAAGACCGCACTCTCACCCCACGATCCGATCCATTGCGCCCCGCTGATAGTGAGGAAGATGGCGGACGCTGCGCGCAGGTTCGGCGTGGGCCCCATGGCCGCGGTCGCGGGTGCCGTGGCCGAGTACGTGGGCGATCGCATCGCGGGCAACGTGATGATAGAGAACGGCGGGGACATATACGCGAGGACCAAGAGGCCGATCACTCTCTCGCTCTATGCGGGCGAGTCGTCGCAGTTCACAGGCAAGGTGAAGTTCAAGGTCGATCCGGAGGGGGGATCGATCGGCATCGCTACGTCGAGCGGCACTCACGGCCACTCGCTGTCGTTCGGAAAGGCCGATGCCGTGTGCGTAGTGAGCGCGAGTGCGGTCGAAGCCGACGCCGCCGCGACCGCATTCTGCAACAAGGTTCAGAGGGAAGACGACATAGATGCAGTTATAGAAGAGGCCATGGGTCACGAGGGTGTTAAGGGGATTATCGTCGCAATCGGCGATAAACTTGGTGTAAAGGGAGATATTGAGTTTGTCTAG